The Ralstonia wenshanensis genome includes a region encoding these proteins:
- a CDS encoding YggT family protein yields MFGDITRFLLDTIFSLFGAALLLRAWTQAVRLSPRNPLSQAIFQLTGWLVHPLRRVIPATGYIDWSSLVAAYATALVYLFLLLASVGVSPMALVPMGFVAALFTVLKWAFNVLVWVTIASAVLSWMGPASPMGAVLNTLVDPLLRPIRRVVPPLGGRLDLSPLILLVIAQVIVIALSHLSLSPLFM; encoded by the coding sequence ATGTTCGGCGATATCACGCGTTTTCTGCTCGACACGATCTTCTCGCTCTTTGGCGCAGCACTGCTGTTGCGCGCCTGGACGCAAGCGGTGCGGCTGTCGCCGCGCAATCCGCTGTCGCAGGCCATCTTCCAGTTGACCGGCTGGCTGGTGCACCCGCTGCGCCGGGTGATTCCGGCCACGGGCTATATCGATTGGTCGTCGCTGGTGGCAGCCTATGCCACGGCGCTTGTGTATCTGTTCCTGCTGCTGGCATCGGTGGGCGTGAGCCCGATGGCGCTCGTGCCGATGGGCTTTGTGGCGGCGCTCTTTACGGTGCTCAAGTGGGCGTTCAACGTGCTGGTGTGGGTGACCATTGCTTCGGCCGTCCTGTCATGGATGGGGCCGGCGTCGCCCATGGGCGCGGTGCTCAACACGCTGGTCGACCCGCTGTTGCGCCCGATCCGCCGCGTAGTGCCCCCGCTGGGCGGGCGGCTGGATCTGTCTCCGCTGATCCTGCTGGTGATTGCGCAGGTGATCGTGATCGCGCTGTCGCATCTGTCGCTCTCGCCATTGTTCATGTGA
- a CDS encoding glycine zipper 2TM domain-containing protein, with product MNAWKTALVCAIAVLAPTLTACTAGGAVAGGVAGHELTHSTAGTIGGAAAGAVIGHELSK from the coding sequence ATGAACGCATGGAAAACAGCGCTGGTGTGCGCAATTGCCGTGCTGGCGCCGACGCTCACCGCGTGTACGGCAGGTGGTGCAGTGGCAGGCGGGGTGGCCGGCCACGAACTCACGCATAGCACGGCCGGAACGATCGGGGGTGCCGCAGCAGGCGCCGTCATCGGCCACGAGCTGAGCAAGTAA
- a CDS encoding GlxA family transcriptional regulator, producing MKPQHPREIAVLAFNDISPFHLSVPCLVFEDRIWAGLPSYNLRICAGEPARKGGLRTTAGFAVQTDLTLEDAARADVLIVPSWRDTKERPPAAMVNAVRDAYARGATVVGLCLGAFVLAEAGVLDGHEATTHWSAADAFSQRYPRVKLVPDVLYLDAADGRLVTSAGTAAGLDCCLHLVRRWHGAEVANRIARRLVVAPHRQGGQAQYIEQPLHDAPGGDRLSDLLNWTVANLAEPHSLDSLAERAAMSRRNFTRRFRELTGTTVGQWLLGQRLAYAQRMLETTRQPVEAIAQLAGFGSAVSLRQHFSRTYHTSPSAYRAMFAQA from the coding sequence ATGAAACCCCAGCATCCACGGGAAATCGCCGTTCTCGCCTTCAATGACATCAGCCCGTTTCACCTGTCCGTTCCGTGTCTTGTGTTTGAAGACCGCATCTGGGCGGGGCTGCCGTCCTACAACCTGCGGATCTGTGCCGGCGAACCCGCCAGAAAGGGCGGCCTGCGCACCACGGCCGGGTTTGCCGTGCAGACCGATCTCACGCTCGAAGACGCTGCCCGCGCCGACGTGCTGATCGTGCCGTCCTGGCGCGACACGAAAGAGCGCCCCCCGGCGGCCATGGTGAACGCGGTGCGCGACGCCTACGCGCGCGGTGCCACGGTGGTCGGCCTGTGCCTGGGCGCGTTTGTGCTGGCCGAAGCTGGCGTGCTCGACGGCCATGAAGCGACCACGCATTGGAGCGCTGCCGATGCGTTTTCGCAGCGCTACCCGCGCGTGAAGCTTGTGCCTGACGTGCTGTATCTGGACGCTGCCGACGGCCGTCTGGTGACATCTGCAGGCACGGCCGCCGGGCTGGACTGCTGCCTGCATCTGGTCCGCCGTTGGCATGGCGCGGAGGTGGCCAACCGCATTGCACGGCGGCTGGTGGTGGCGCCGCACCGGCAGGGCGGTCAGGCGCAGTACATCGAGCAACCGTTGCACGACGCGCCCGGCGGTGATCGCCTGTCGGATCTGTTGAACTGGACGGTGGCTAACCTCGCGGAGCCACATTCGCTCGATTCGCTGGCCGAGCGCGCGGCCATGAGCCGGCGCAATTTCACGCGGCGCTTTCGTGAGCTGACGGGCACCACCGTCGGCCAATGGTTGCTGGGGCAGCGTCTGGCCTATGCGCAGCGCATGCTGGAGACCACGCGCCAGCCGGTCGAAGCGATTGCGCAACTGGCGGGATTCGGCAGCGCGGTCTCGCTGCGGCAGCATTTCAGCCGGACGTATCACACATCGCCCAGCGCCTACCGCGCCATGTTTGCGCAAGCCTGA
- a CDS encoding cysteine hydrolase family protein has translation MTTNHAPKRALIVIDVQNEYFTGGLPIEYPDPQQTVANVGAAMDAAREAGIPVIVVQQTSPASSPLFAIDTDGWQLHPVVASRPHDHYLRKLLPSAYPETDLAQWLEARGIDTLAVVGYMTHNCDASTINHALHNGTAVEFLHDASGAVPYQNQAGFASAEEIHRVFSVVLQSRFAAVMSTQEWVHSVKTGAVPVRDNIYKSNQRARGLLKDDVAQRAA, from the coding sequence ATGACCACGAACCACGCCCCGAAGCGCGCCCTGATCGTCATCGATGTGCAGAACGAATATTTCACCGGCGGCCTGCCGATCGAGTATCCGGACCCGCAGCAGACGGTGGCTAACGTGGGCGCCGCCATGGATGCCGCACGCGAGGCCGGCATTCCGGTGATCGTCGTGCAGCAAACGTCGCCCGCCAGTTCGCCGCTGTTCGCCATCGACACCGACGGCTGGCAACTGCACCCGGTGGTGGCATCTCGCCCGCATGACCACTATCTGCGCAAACTGCTGCCGAGCGCCTATCCGGAGACGGACCTGGCGCAATGGCTGGAAGCGCGCGGCATCGATACGCTTGCCGTGGTCGGCTACATGACACACAACTGCGATGCGTCGACCATCAACCATGCCCTGCACAACGGCACGGCGGTGGAGTTCCTGCACGATGCATCAGGCGCCGTGCCGTATCAGAACCAGGCAGGCTTTGCGAGTGCGGAAGAGATCCACCGCGTGTTCAGCGTGGTGCTGCAGTCGCGCTTTGCGGCGGTGATGTCGACCCAGGAATGGGTGCACAGCGTGAAGACCGGCGCGGTGCCTGTGCGCGACAACATCTATAAGTCGAATCAGCGGGCGCGGGGGTTGCTCAAGGATGACGTGGCGCAACGGGCAGCCTGA
- a CDS encoding IlvD/Edd family dehydratase has product MPAQPPRRLRSQLWFDDPNHADMTALYVERFMNYGLTREELQSGRPIIGIAQTGSDLAPCNRHHLELAQRVKAGIRDAGGIPMEFPVHPLAEQSRRPTAALDRNLAYLGLVEILHGFPLDGVVLTTGCDKTTPACLMAAATVDLPAIVLSGGPMLDGWHEGKRVGSGTVIWHARNRLAAGDIDYEGFMELTTASSPSIGHCNTMGTALSMNSLAEALGMSLPGCASIPAAYRERGQMAYTTGKRIVELVHEDIRPSKIMTRAAFENAIMVASALGASTNCPPHLIAIARHMGLELSLEDWQRHGESVPLLVNCMPAGEYLGESFHRSGGVPAVLRQLDAGGLLRRDCATVSGRTIGAIADAAPDADRDVIFPVDAPLKHRAGFIVLSGNFFDSAIMKMSVVGEAFRQTYLSEPGAENVFETRAIVFDGPEDYHARINDPALEIDERCILVIRGCGTVGYPGSAEVVNMAPPAALVKQGIESLPCMGDGRQSGTSASPSILNMSPEAAAGGGLALLRTGDRIRVDLNARKVDVLVDAEELERRRETATFSVPQSQTPWQELYRQFVGQLSTGGCLEPATLYLNVIETRGNPRHSH; this is encoded by the coding sequence ATGCCCGCCCAACCTCCACGCAGACTGCGCAGCCAGCTTTGGTTCGATGACCCGAACCACGCAGACATGACTGCCCTCTATGTCGAACGCTTCATGAACTACGGCCTGACGCGCGAAGAGCTGCAGTCGGGCCGGCCGATCATCGGCATTGCACAAACGGGTAGCGACCTCGCGCCGTGCAACCGGCACCACCTGGAACTGGCGCAGCGTGTGAAGGCCGGCATACGCGACGCGGGCGGCATCCCGATGGAATTTCCCGTTCACCCGCTGGCCGAGCAGAGCCGCCGCCCAACTGCCGCGCTCGACCGCAATCTCGCGTATCTCGGTCTGGTCGAGATCCTGCACGGCTTCCCGCTCGACGGCGTTGTGCTGACCACCGGTTGCGACAAGACCACGCCCGCGTGCCTGATGGCCGCCGCCACGGTCGACCTGCCAGCCATCGTCTTGTCCGGCGGGCCGATGCTGGATGGCTGGCACGAGGGCAAGCGGGTCGGTTCCGGCACCGTCATCTGGCATGCGCGCAACCGACTGGCTGCCGGCGACATCGACTACGAAGGCTTCATGGAGCTGACCACCGCGTCGTCGCCATCAATCGGCCACTGCAACACGATGGGCACCGCGCTGTCGATGAACAGCCTGGCCGAAGCGCTGGGCATGTCGCTGCCCGGGTGCGCCAGCATTCCGGCGGCGTATCGGGAGCGTGGGCAGATGGCCTATACCACCGGCAAGCGCATCGTCGAGCTGGTGCATGAGGACATCCGCCCCTCGAAGATCATGACGCGCGCGGCGTTTGAAAACGCCATCATGGTGGCCTCTGCGCTTGGCGCGTCGACCAACTGCCCGCCTCACCTCATCGCCATTGCGCGCCACATGGGCCTGGAACTGAGCCTCGAAGACTGGCAGCGCCACGGAGAATCGGTGCCGCTTCTGGTGAACTGCATGCCGGCAGGCGAATACCTGGGTGAGAGCTTCCACCGCTCGGGCGGCGTGCCCGCCGTGTTGCGCCAGCTGGACGCGGGCGGATTGCTGCGGCGCGATTGCGCCACCGTGTCTGGCCGTACGATCGGCGCGATTGCCGATGCCGCCCCCGACGCCGACCGCGATGTGATTTTTCCTGTGGACGCGCCGCTCAAGCATCGCGCCGGCTTCATCGTGCTGTCGGGCAATTTCTTTGACAGCGCCATCATGAAGATGTCGGTGGTGGGCGAGGCGTTCCGGCAGACGTATCTGAGCGAACCGGGCGCGGAAAATGTTTTCGAGACGCGCGCGATCGTCTTCGATGGCCCAGAGGACTATCACGCCCGCATCAACGATCCGGCGCTCGAGATTGACGAGCGCTGCATCCTCGTCATTCGAGGCTGCGGAACGGTCGGCTATCCGGGCAGTGCGGAGGTCGTCAACATGGCGCCGCCGGCGGCGCTCGTTAAGCAAGGGATCGAATCGCTGCCGTGCATGGGCGATGGCCGGCAGAGCGGCACCTCGGCAAGCCCATCCATTTTGAACATGTCGCCGGAGGCGGCCGCGGGTGGGGGCCTGGCGCTGCTGCGCACGGGCGATCGCATCCGCGTGGACCTCAACGCGCGCAAGGTCGATGTACTGGTCGACGCGGAAGAGCTTGAGCGCCGCCGTGAAACCGCAACGTTCAGCGTGCCGCAGTCGCAAACGCCTTGGCAGGAACTCTATCGGCAATTCGTCGGGCAGCTTTCGACGGGCGGATGCCTGGAGCCGGCAACGCTGTATCTGAACGTCATCGAGACGCGCGGCAACCCACGGCACTCGCATTGA
- a CDS encoding LacI family DNA-binding transcriptional regulator, which yields MTTGTTPPRMADVARVAGVSKMTVSRVLAGGSVSPETRARVQQAIDALGYVATAAAGMLSSGRSEFVAALVPSLASSNFADTVRGLTDALAPHGLQLLLGDTDYHLDQEEALVKSLLRHQPRAIALTGRHHSAGTRALLERAGIPIVEMWDLPDRPIDMAVGFSNAKASLAMVHHLHRRGYRRIGFLCGASELDRRGTDRMRGYLSGIKALALGEPRVIRLGESPITMSHGGPAMAALLEAWPDTDAVMCVSDMSAFGAIMECHRRGLSVPGDIAVAGFGNFEVAWCCHPTITTISVDAYGIGLRTGGVLLDALGVGEATATRKLSRIDFSVVERESA from the coding sequence ATGACCACCGGCACCACTCCTCCTCGCATGGCCGATGTTGCGCGCGTTGCCGGCGTCTCGAAGATGACGGTGTCGCGGGTGCTGGCAGGCGGCAGCGTGTCGCCCGAGACCCGTGCACGCGTGCAACAGGCCATCGACGCACTCGGCTACGTTGCAACGGCCGCCGCCGGGATGCTGTCCAGCGGACGATCGGAGTTTGTCGCCGCCTTGGTGCCCTCGCTGGCCAGTTCCAACTTTGCCGACACCGTGCGCGGCTTGACGGATGCGCTTGCGCCGCATGGCCTGCAATTGCTGCTGGGTGATACCGACTACCACCTCGACCAGGAAGAGGCGCTGGTGAAGTCGCTGCTGCGCCATCAGCCGCGTGCTATCGCATTGACAGGGCGCCACCACAGCGCCGGCACGCGCGCGCTGCTGGAGCGCGCCGGCATCCCGATTGTCGAGATGTGGGATCTGCCCGACCGCCCGATCGACATGGCGGTTGGGTTCTCGAACGCCAAGGCGTCGCTTGCGATGGTGCATCACCTGCACAGGCGGGGTTACCGGCGAATCGGCTTCCTGTGCGGCGCAAGCGAACTGGACCGGCGCGGCACCGACCGCATGCGTGGATACCTAAGCGGAATCAAGGCGCTCGCCCTTGGCGAGCCGCGCGTGATCCGCCTGGGCGAATCGCCCATCACCATGAGCCACGGCGGGCCTGCCATGGCCGCGTTGCTGGAAGCCTGGCCGGATACCGATGCCGTGATGTGCGTGAGCGACATGTCCGCATTCGGCGCCATCATGGAATGCCACCGCCGTGGCCTGTCCGTGCCCGGCGACATCGCTGTTGCGGGCTTCGGCAATTTTGAAGTGGCGTGGTGCTGCCACCCGACCATCACGACGATCTCCGTCGATGCCTATGGCATCGGCCTGCGCACGGGCGGGGTCTTGCTCGACGCGCTGGGCGTTGGCGAGGCTACGGCCACGCGCAAACTCTCGCGCATCGACTTCAGCGTGGTCGAGCGCGAGAGCGCGTAG
- a CDS encoding IclR family transcriptional regulator translates to MKTDYEVPALKRIHDVLEILCAATSPVRPAALAQATGMSRSTLYLLLESLEKRRWIEKRADGYLIGLTLFELGNAYFRHDSLLAAFRRESAAFVSAHNEVVQLAVLDGTEVVYIAREDAPRPVRLVSDVGLRLPAHCCALGKALLASLDDEAVCALLPARLAAMTERTTTRRADLLHELESIRARGLATEREEVVAGLACFAAFVGVTPLGKRVAVSSSVPVSRLDARREKRLVVGVAGMADRIGRALAQA, encoded by the coding sequence GTGAAGACAGACTACGAGGTGCCAGCACTCAAGCGTATTCATGACGTGCTGGAAATACTCTGCGCGGCGACGTCACCCGTGCGACCGGCCGCATTGGCGCAAGCGACGGGCATGTCCAGAAGCACGTTGTACCTGCTGCTGGAGTCGCTGGAGAAGCGCCGCTGGATCGAAAAGCGTGCCGACGGCTACCTGATCGGCTTGACGTTGTTTGAGCTGGGCAACGCCTATTTCCGCCACGACAGCTTGTTGGCAGCGTTCCGGCGCGAATCCGCCGCCTTCGTGTCCGCACACAACGAAGTGGTGCAGCTTGCCGTGCTCGACGGCACGGAGGTCGTCTATATCGCGCGGGAGGATGCACCGCGGCCGGTTCGCCTGGTATCGGATGTCGGCCTGCGCTTGCCGGCCCATTGCTGCGCGCTGGGCAAGGCGCTGCTTGCGAGCCTTGATGACGAAGCGGTGTGTGCGCTCCTGCCGGCCCGTCTTGCCGCCATGACCGAGCGCACCACCACGCGCCGTGCCGATCTGCTCCATGAGCTTGAGAGCATTCGCGCGCGGGGTCTGGCGACGGAGCGCGAGGAGGTGGTGGCGGGGCTCGCCTGCTTTGCGGCGTTCGTCGGGGTCACGCCGCTGGGCAAGCGCGTTGCGGTGAGTTCCAGCGTGCCCGTCAGCCGGCTGGACGCCCGCAGGGAGAAGCGCCTTGTCGTCGGCGTTGCAGGCATGGCCGACCGCATCGGCCGCGCGCTCGCGCAGGCGTAG
- a CDS encoding fumarylacetoacetate hydrolase family protein, with amino-acid sequence MTDIANYLPHDLEQSALVGRIWRTTANGEGPSVVVVRNGVVFDITEAVPTVADLFEHPDALAVARQAQGENLGRVEALVERSMSADRAGTLPTLLAPNDLQAIKACGVTFAVSLIERVIEEQAGGDPAKARDVRESIVGVVGSDLSKIKPGSDAAMRLKDELQRRGAWSQYMEVGIGPDAEVFSKSQPMSAVGFGSDVGLHPASRWNNPEPEIVLAVSSTGHVVGAALGNDVNLRDIEGRSALLLGKCKDNNGSCAIGPFVRLFDEHFTVDTIRATQVSLRVEGTDDGFVLDGVSHMSEISRDPLDLVAQTCGPHHQYPDGFMLFLGTMFSPIKDRDAPGAGFTHHLGDRVTISAPPLGALVNTVRLSTEIAPWTFGVRALYRNLAARGLIRQA; translated from the coding sequence ATGACCGACATCGCCAACTACTTGCCGCACGATCTGGAGCAGTCAGCGCTCGTCGGTCGGATCTGGCGCACGACCGCCAACGGCGAGGGGCCGTCTGTCGTGGTGGTACGCAACGGTGTCGTCTTCGACATCACGGAAGCCGTGCCAACCGTGGCGGACCTGTTCGAGCATCCTGACGCACTGGCCGTTGCCCGGCAGGCGCAGGGCGAAAACCTGGGCCGCGTCGAGGCGCTTGTCGAACGCTCCATGTCTGCCGATCGCGCGGGCACCTTGCCAACCCTGCTTGCGCCGAACGACCTCCAGGCCATCAAGGCCTGCGGCGTGACGTTTGCCGTCAGCCTGATCGAGCGTGTGATCGAAGAACAGGCGGGCGGCGACCCAGCCAAGGCCCGCGACGTGCGCGAATCCATCGTCGGCGTGGTGGGCTCCGATCTCTCGAAGATCAAGCCCGGCTCCGATGCGGCCATGCGGCTCAAGGACGAACTGCAGCGCCGGGGCGCGTGGTCGCAATACATGGAAGTCGGCATCGGGCCCGATGCGGAAGTGTTCTCCAAATCGCAGCCGATGTCAGCAGTCGGGTTCGGGTCCGATGTGGGCCTGCATCCGGCCTCACGCTGGAACAACCCGGAGCCGGAGATCGTGCTGGCAGTCAGCAGCACGGGGCATGTCGTGGGGGCGGCGCTCGGCAACGACGTCAACCTGCGCGACATCGAAGGGCGCTCCGCTTTGCTGCTGGGCAAATGCAAGGACAACAACGGTTCCTGCGCCATCGGGCCGTTCGTGCGCCTGTTTGACGAGCACTTCACCGTCGACACGATTCGCGCCACGCAGGTCTCGCTGCGCGTTGAGGGCACCGACGACGGCTTTGTGCTCGACGGCGTGAGCCACATGAGCGAGATCAGCCGTGACCCGCTCGACCTCGTCGCCCAGACCTGTGGGCCGCACCATCAGTATCCGGACGGCTTCATGCTGTTTCTCGGCACGATGTTCTCGCCGATCAAGGACCGTGACGCGCCGGGTGCCGGCTTTACGCACCACCTCGGCGACCGCGTGACGATCAGCGCGCCGCCCCTCGGCGCGCTGGTCAACACGGTGCGCCTGTCGACGGAGATCGCACCGTGGACGTTCGGTGTGCGCGCCCTTTATCGCAACCTGGCCGCACGAGGTCTCATCCGTCAGGCCTGA
- a CDS encoding SMP-30/gluconolactonase/LRE family protein: MMASIVPECVWRVDATLGEGAVWHAASRCVVFVDIKGRRLYRYDPDTDVRRSWVAPGQIGFALPSVEGSLVCGVQGGLYRFDFASGTFSRMLPVETDRPGNRLNDGYVDRTGALWFGSMDDAEHEPSGQLYRVGRDGRLSVRDSGYVITNGPAASPDGRTLYHTDTLQRALYAFDLDDDGTLGRKRVFTSIEGTGYPDGMAVDEEGCVWVALFGGGRIERFSPDGRCIGRVEFPCSNITKLAFGGDDLQTVYATTARKGLTDEALQKEPLAGGLFAFRAPVKGLPSTECAVDFSAAKTDQA; encoded by the coding sequence ATGATGGCGTCCATCGTTCCGGAATGCGTCTGGCGCGTTGACGCAACGCTTGGGGAAGGCGCGGTGTGGCATGCCGCGTCGCGCTGCGTGGTCTTTGTAGATATCAAAGGCAGGCGACTCTACCGCTATGACCCGGATACCGATGTGCGCCGCAGCTGGGTCGCGCCCGGCCAGATCGGCTTTGCGCTGCCCAGCGTTGAAGGCAGCTTGGTCTGCGGCGTGCAGGGTGGTCTCTACCGGTTCGATTTCGCAAGCGGTACCTTCAGCCGCATGCTGCCCGTCGAAACCGATCGGCCGGGAAACCGCCTGAACGACGGCTATGTCGACCGCACCGGGGCGCTGTGGTTTGGCTCGATGGACGATGCAGAGCACGAGCCGAGCGGGCAGCTCTACCGCGTCGGTCGGGATGGCCGGTTGAGCGTGCGCGATTCGGGCTACGTCATCACGAATGGCCCGGCCGCGAGCCCCGACGGCCGCACGCTGTATCACACAGACACCTTGCAGCGCGCGCTCTATGCCTTTGACCTTGACGACGACGGCACCCTGGGGCGCAAGCGCGTCTTTACCTCAATCGAGGGCACCGGCTACCCAGACGGCATGGCCGTCGATGAAGAAGGGTGCGTGTGGGTCGCGCTGTTTGGCGGAGGCCGGATCGAGCGGTTCTCACCCGACGGCCGATGCATCGGGCGCGTCGAGTTTCCGTGTTCCAACATCACCAAGCTCGCATTTGGTGGCGATGATTTGCAGACCGTCTATGCAACCACCGCCCGAAAGGGCCTGACGGACGAGGCGTTGCAGAAGGAGCCGCTTGCCGGCGGATTGTTTGCGTTTCGTGCGCCGGTCAAGGGGCTCCCGTCCACGGAATGTGCCGTGGACTTTTCCGCAGCGAAGACCGATCAGGCCTGA
- a CDS encoding SDR family NAD(P)-dependent oxidoreductase yields the protein MSYAIYPSLVNKNVVITGGGSGIGAAIVEGFAKQGARVTFLDIARADSEALAASLGECVHPPVFRYCDLRDIDALNTTFSDIEAEAGPIDVLINNAANDDRHQIATVTPAYWDNRIEVNLRHQFFCAQAVLPSMKKQGRGVILNLGSISWHLAQPDLAIYMTAKAGIEGLTRGLARDLGGYGIRVNCIVPGAVRTPRQMALWQSPESEAKLLAEQCLHERVEPEHVARMALFLASDDAARCTAREYFVDAGWYGG from the coding sequence ATGTCTTATGCAATTTATCCGAGCCTTGTTAACAAGAATGTTGTGATTACCGGCGGCGGTAGCGGCATTGGCGCCGCCATCGTTGAAGGCTTCGCGAAACAGGGCGCGCGTGTCACGTTTCTGGATATTGCGCGTGCGGACTCAGAAGCGCTGGCTGCGTCGCTGGGTGAGTGCGTGCATCCGCCGGTATTCCGCTACTGCGATCTGCGCGATATTGACGCGCTGAACACCACGTTCTCAGACATTGAAGCCGAAGCCGGCCCCATCGACGTCCTGATCAACAACGCCGCGAACGATGACCGTCATCAGATCGCAACCGTAACGCCGGCCTATTGGGACAACCGCATCGAGGTCAACCTGCGCCATCAGTTCTTCTGCGCGCAAGCCGTGCTGCCCAGCATGAAGAAGCAGGGGCGCGGCGTGATCCTGAACCTCGGGTCCATCTCGTGGCACCTTGCCCAGCCGGACCTCGCCATCTACATGACGGCCAAGGCCGGCATTGAGGGCCTGACGCGCGGTCTGGCGCGTGATCTTGGCGGATATGGCATTCGCGTCAATTGCATCGTGCCCGGCGCGGTACGCACGCCGCGGCAGATGGCGCTCTGGCAATCGCCCGAAAGCGAAGCCAAGCTGCTGGCCGAGCAGTGCCTGCATGAGCGTGTCGAGCCGGAACACGTGGCGCGCATGGCGCTGTTTCTTGCGTCAGACGATGCCGCGCGCTGCACGGCGCGCGAGTACTTTGTCGATGCCGGGTGGTACGGCGGATGA
- a CDS encoding sugar ABC transporter permease, with amino-acid sequence MTSQTSPQATGGVGDSRNTFKASQRLRQLFARYKILALLIAVAAIWLFFSILTDGAFTSARNLSNLLRQMSITGMLACGMVFVIIAGEIDLSVGSLLGLLGGVAAILDQGLGWPITATVPVVLLLGVAMGLFNGWWSTYRGVPSFIVGLGGMLAYRGILLGLTHGSTIAPVSDSFVLIGQGYLPRRVGDLMAVLIFCLLIFVVVRQRREHRRYELDVAPLWQDVAKLVVAGAVIVAFVATLNSYGGIPVPVLLVLALLGIFSWIASQTVFGRRIYSVGSNLEATRLSGINTDRVKLAIFGLMGLMCAFAGIVNTARLAAGSPSAGTMGELDAIAACFIGGTSMRGGAGTVYGALVGALVMASLDNGMSMLDVDAYWQMIVKGGILVLAVWVDVISRSGRR; translated from the coding sequence ATGACTTCTCAAACGAGCCCACAAGCCACGGGCGGGGTGGGCGATTCGCGCAACACGTTCAAGGCAAGCCAGCGCCTGAGGCAACTGTTCGCACGCTACAAGATCCTCGCGTTGCTGATTGCCGTGGCCGCGATCTGGCTGTTTTTTTCGATACTGACCGACGGTGCGTTTACGTCGGCCCGCAATCTCTCCAATCTGCTGCGGCAGATGTCGATCACGGGGATGCTGGCCTGCGGGATGGTGTTCGTGATCATCGCGGGCGAGATCGATCTCTCGGTCGGATCGCTGCTTGGCCTGTTGGGTGGCGTAGCTGCCATCCTGGACCAGGGACTGGGTTGGCCGATCACGGCGACGGTGCCCGTGGTGTTGCTGCTCGGCGTGGCCATGGGCCTGTTCAACGGATGGTGGTCAACCTACCGGGGCGTTCCGTCCTTTATCGTTGGCCTGGGCGGCATGCTCGCGTATCGCGGCATCCTGCTCGGCCTCACACATGGCTCAACGATTGCGCCGGTGTCGGACAGCTTCGTTCTGATTGGCCAGGGCTACCTGCCGCGCCGAGTGGGCGACCTGATGGCGGTGCTGATTTTCTGCCTGTTGATCTTCGTCGTTGTCCGGCAGCGGCGCGAGCACCGCCGTTATGAACTCGACGTTGCGCCGCTCTGGCAAGACGTCGCCAAGTTGGTTGTGGCGGGCGCTGTCATCGTCGCATTTGTCGCCACGCTCAACAGCTATGGCGGCATCCCGGTGCCGGTTCTGCTCGTACTGGCGTTGCTCGGCATTTTTTCTTGGATCGCCAGCCAGACGGTGTTCGGCCGCCGTATCTACTCGGTGGGTTCAAACCTTGAGGCCACGCGCCTGTCGGGCATCAACACCGATCGCGTGAAGCTCGCCATCTTCGGGCTCATGGGCCTCATGTGTGCGTTTGCCGGCATCGTCAATACGGCGCGTCTTGCTGCAGGTTCGCCATCTGCCGGAACCATGGGCGAGCTGGATGCCATTGCGGCCTGCTTTATCGGCGGCACGTCCATGCGGGGCGGCGCGGGCACGGTCTACGGTGCGCTGGTCGGTGCGCTCGTCATGGCCAGCCTCGACAACGGCATGTCGATGCTCGACGTCGACGCTTACTGGCAGATGATCGTCAAGGGCGGCATCCTCGTGCTGGCCGTCTGGGTGGACGTCATCTCGCGCTCCGGCCGCCGCTGA